In a genomic window of Alphaproteobacteria bacterium:
- the ubiG gene encoding bifunctional 2-polyprenyl-6-hydroxyphenol methylase/3-demethylubiquinol 3-O-methyltransferase UbiG: MSGAKNSARRKDTASTVDEAEIRHFAKDSAHWWDENGPFKPLHRANPTRMKYLKNRMCGHFSRDEKSLTALENLKILDVGCGGGLVCEPLTRMGAKVTGLDADENAIQAAKAHAAQNGLSINYRFMDAMDLKEKFDIVLALEIIEHVPSPQDFVTMIADKVAPGGLVIFSTLNRTPKSYALGIVALEYVLRWVPRGTHDWKKFVKPSELASHARAVGLEPANLSGLIYNPLKDSFALSNSDVAVNYFMTCRAPAAKKTKTAKKKA, encoded by the coding sequence ATGTCCGGCGCGAAAAACTCGGCCCGCAGGAAAGACACAGCCTCCACGGTCGATGAGGCGGAAATCCGGCATTTCGCGAAGGATTCCGCACATTGGTGGGATGAAAACGGCCCCTTCAAGCCCCTCCATCGCGCCAACCCGACACGGATGAAATACCTCAAAAACCGGATGTGCGGACATTTCAGCCGGGATGAAAAAAGCCTGACGGCGCTGGAAAACTTGAAAATTCTCGATGTCGGCTGCGGCGGCGGGCTGGTCTGCGAACCCCTCACCCGTATGGGCGCAAAGGTAACGGGCCTCGATGCCGACGAAAACGCTATCCAGGCCGCCAAAGCCCATGCCGCGCAAAATGGCCTATCCATAAACTACCGCTTTATGGACGCCATGGATCTTAAGGAAAAATTCGATATCGTCCTCGCACTGGAAATCATCGAACACGTCCCGAGCCCGCAAGACTTCGTGACCATGATCGCCGACAAAGTCGCTCCCGGCGGCCTCGTGATCTTTTCGACCCTGAACCGCACCCCGAAATCCTACGCCCTCGGTATTGTGGCGCTGGAGTATGTCCTCAGATGGGTTCCCCGCGGCACGCATGACTGGAAAAAATTCGTCAAGCCCTCGGAACTCGCAAGCCACGCCCGCGCCGTCGGACTCGAGCCCGCGAACCTCAGCGGCCTGATCTATAACCCGTTAAAGGACTCCTTCGCCCTTTCAAACTCCGATGTCGCCGTGAATTACTTCATGACCTGCCGCGCCCCGGCGGCAAAAAAGACGAAGACGGCAAAGAAAAAGGCCTGA
- a CDS encoding twin transmembrane helix small protein, with amino-acid sequence MHNVFVVLMLLAAAAVLGVLVVGIVGMLKGGEFNKKYGNKLMQARVMLQGLALVLLMLAYLSR; translated from the coding sequence ATGCATAATGTTTTCGTGGTCCTCATGCTTCTGGCCGCCGCCGCCGTTCTCGGCGTACTGGTGGTGGGGATCGTCGGGATGCTCAAGGGCGGAGAGTTCAATAAAAAATACGGCAACAAGCTGATGCAGGCCCGCGTAATGCTGCAAGGCCTCGCCCTCGTTCTCCTCATGCTGGCGTATTTGAGCCGTTAG
- a CDS encoding electron transfer flavoprotein subunit beta/FixA family protein, translating into MKILVPVKRVVDYNVKIRVKSDQSGIDTANVKMSLNPFDEIAVEEAARLKESGKAKEIIAISIGPDKAQEQLRTAMAIGADRGILVKTDAPIDLGGVEPLAVAKILKAIADKEKPDLIILGKQSIDDDSNQTGQMLAALLGWPQGTFASKLEIGAGSLKVTREIDGGLQTLELKMPAIITTDLRLNEPRYAKLPDIMKAKKKPLEIIDPAALVVDIKPRLSVVKVTDPPIRKGGVKVSSVDELVDKLKNEARVL; encoded by the coding sequence ATGAAAATCCTCGTCCCCGTCAAACGCGTCGTCGATTACAACGTCAAAATCCGCGTGAAATCCGACCAGTCCGGCATCGATACCGCCAACGTGAAGATGTCGCTCAACCCCTTCGACGAAATCGCCGTCGAGGAAGCCGCGCGTTTGAAAGAATCCGGCAAGGCTAAGGAAATTATCGCCATCTCCATCGGTCCCGATAAGGCGCAGGAACAACTCCGCACCGCCATGGCCATCGGCGCGGACCGGGGGATTCTGGTGAAAACCGACGCACCCATCGACCTCGGCGGCGTGGAGCCTTTGGCTGTCGCCAAAATCCTTAAAGCGATTGCCGACAAGGAAAAGCCGGACCTCATCATCCTCGGCAAACAATCCATCGACGATGATTCCAACCAGACCGGCCAGATGCTCGCCGCCTTGCTCGGCTGGCCGCAGGGCACCTTCGCCTCGAAACTGGAGATCGGGGCGGGCTCACTCAAGGTCACCCGCGAGATCGATGGCGGCCTGCAAACCCTCGAACTCAAAATGCCCGCGATCATCACCACCGACCTGCGCCTGAACGAACCGCGCTACGCCAAGCTGCCCGACATCATGAAGGCGAAGAAGAAACCGCTGGAGATCATAGACCCCGCCGCTCTGGTTGTGGATATCAAGCCGCGCCTCTCTGTGGTTAAAGTCACCGATCCCCCCATCCGCAAGGGCGGCGTGAAGGTTTCTTCCGTGGATGAACTGGTGGATAAACTGAAAAACGAAGCAAGGGTGCTGTGA
- a CDS encoding FAD-binding protein, with product MATLVIAEHDNKALKPATLNAVGAAAKIGGEIHVLVAGSNCAAAAQAAAKISGVTKILLADAAELAHQLPEDVTPIIVDLAKNYTHILAPATTFGKNLLPRAAALLDVQQISEITAVETPDTFQRLVYAGNAVATVRSADSIKLITVRGTAFDPASAQGGNAAIENIAAKGASGLSSFVGEELSKSERPELTAATIVVSGGRGLGSGENFAMIEKLADKLGAAVGASRAAVDAGFVPNDYQVGQTGKIVAPKLYIAIGISGAIQHLAGMKDSKVIVAINKDADAPIFAVADYGLVADLFQAVPELTEKL from the coding sequence ATGGCCACACTCGTCATCGCCGAACACGACAACAAAGCCCTGAAACCCGCCACCCTGAACGCCGTGGGGGCCGCCGCAAAAATCGGCGGGGAAATTCATGTACTTGTCGCCGGATCGAATTGCGCCGCCGCCGCCCAAGCCGCTGCGAAAATCTCCGGCGTCACGAAAATCCTGCTGGCTGACGCCGCCGAACTCGCGCACCAGCTGCCCGAGGACGTGACGCCGATCATCGTTGATCTCGCCAAAAATTACACGCACATCCTCGCTCCGGCCACGACTTTCGGGAAAAACCTCCTGCCCCGCGCCGCCGCGCTTCTGGACGTGCAGCAGATTTCCGAGATTACCGCCGTGGAAACCCCCGACACCTTCCAGCGCCTCGTCTATGCAGGGAACGCCGTGGCCACCGTGCGCTCCGCCGATTCCATCAAACTCATCACCGTGCGCGGCACGGCCTTCGACCCCGCTTCGGCTCAGGGCGGCAATGCCGCTATTGAAAACATCGCGGCTAAGGGTGCCTCCGGCCTCTCATCTTTCGTGGGCGAGGAACTCTCGAAATCCGAACGCCCGGAACTGACCGCCGCAACAATCGTCGTCTCCGGCGGCCGCGGCTTGGGATCGGGCGAAAACTTCGCGATGATTGAGAAACTTGCCGACAAGCTGGGCGCCGCCGTCGGCGCCTCCCGCGCCGCTGTGGATGCCGGATTCGTCCCCAACGATTATCAGGTCGGCCAGACCGGAAAAATCGTCGCACCGAAACTCTATATCGCTATCGGCATCTCCGGCGCCATCCAGCATCTCGCAGGTATGAAGGATTCGAAAGTCATCGTGGCGATTAACAAGGATGCCGACGCGCCCATCTTCGCGGTCGCGGATTACGGCCTCGTCGCCGACCTCTTTCAGGCCGTGCCGGAACTGACGGAAAAATTATAG
- a CDS encoding pentapeptide repeat-containing protein, with protein MSQDQLDAMVELHNRFLDGRLGGRRAHLSNIDLTGLSLRSKNLRQANFMGCVMERMDLSHTSFQEASLYACDLSNSNLFKTVFTRSDLRGARIENANLEGADLESADLRVGGLARNGNFNTGRVVNFRGANLSGAKLTGSMASNADFSDAMMAGVNISRADLRGAKLEGANLSNAQISGTQLTGASMKSAILVGVELKELRGKGVDFSEAITDENIGTSITALAEPLPKLIEKHRMWLRTVGESGQQLDLSDVDMRQLGTLKLEKMTAVRAVKTKFFGMNLYKVELQSAVLDQSDFRNCDMEGADLRGSSFKEANLSHAKMIGANCSSLLIGTGGAMNKFHPCDFSQARLRYAEMKGAQFKNAIFRGADLSFADLRDADLRDADFTGAILEGTILDGAQTEGAVFDRDRSRPVFRLPADGQRE; from the coding sequence CGGCTCGGGGGGCGTCGGGCGCATCTGTCCAATATTGACCTCACCGGATTATCCCTTCGCTCGAAGAACCTTCGGCAAGCCAATTTTATGGGCTGCGTCATGGAGCGGATGGACCTTTCGCATACCAGTTTTCAGGAGGCCAGTCTTTACGCCTGCGACCTCAGCAATTCCAATCTGTTTAAAACCGTCTTTACACGTTCAGACCTGCGCGGGGCGCGGATCGAGAATGCGAACCTCGAAGGGGCGGATCTCGAGTCGGCGGATTTGCGCGTGGGCGGTTTGGCCCGAAACGGGAATTTCAATACCGGGCGCGTGGTGAATTTCCGGGGGGCGAATCTGAGCGGCGCCAAGCTGACCGGGTCGATGGCCTCGAATGCTGATTTTTCGGATGCGATGATGGCGGGGGTCAATATTTCCCGCGCCGATTTGCGCGGGGCGAAGCTGGAGGGGGCGAATTTGAGCAACGCCCAGATTTCAGGCACCCAGTTGACGGGCGCGAGTATGAAATCCGCAATTCTTGTCGGGGTTGAGCTTAAGGAGCTGAGGGGCAAGGGCGTCGATTTTTCCGAGGCGATTACGGATGAGAATATCGGCACGTCGATTACCGCTCTGGCCGAACCTTTGCCCAAGCTGATCGAAAAGCACCGGATGTGGCTGCGGACTGTTGGGGAGAGCGGGCAGCAACTTGACCTCAGCGACGTCGATATGCGGCAGCTCGGTACGCTCAAGCTGGAGAAGATGACGGCGGTGCGCGCCGTTAAGACAAAATTTTTCGGCATGAACCTCTATAAGGTTGAATTGCAGAGCGCGGTTCTGGATCAATCGGATTTCCGCAACTGCGACATGGAGGGGGCCGATCTGCGCGGGTCTTCGTTCAAGGAAGCCAATCTTTCGCATGCGAAGATGATTGGTGCGAATTGTTCGTCCCTTCTGATCGGGACGGGTGGGGCGATGAACAAGTTTCATCCCTGCGATTTTTCCCAGGCGCGGTTGCGCTATGCAGAGATGAAGGGGGCGCAGTTCAAGAACGCGATTTTCCGCGGGGCCGATTTATCCTTTGCCGATTTGCGGGATGCCGATTTGCGGGACGCCGATTTCACGGGGGCTATTCTTGAAGGAACAATTCTGGACGGGGCGCAGACTGAAGGCGCCGTCTTCGACCGTGACCGGAGCCGTCCGGTGTTCCGTCTGCCTGCGGATGGTCAGAGAGAATAA